In one window of Trachemys scripta elegans isolate TJP31775 chromosome 5, CAS_Tse_1.0, whole genome shotgun sequence DNA:
- the EPGN gene encoding epigen gives MAFGMLIYILLRAMVALGEEAAITVSSLTTDIWNSWAKNNTEDYTEEPIALKLMKSCLEEHKSYCINGLCAFHSELKKPICRCLTGYNGERCEHLTLNSYALNSYEPYIAVGIGAGMLLSGIIALIYCYVRKRCGKLKSPYKV, from the exons ATGGCATTTGGAATGCTAATATATATTTTGCTAAGAG CAATGGTAGCGCTGGGTGAAGAGGCAGCTATTACTGTTTCGTCGCTAACCACAGACATATGGAATAGCTGGGCAAAAAACAACACAGAAG ACTACACGGAGGAACCTATTGCTCTGAAGCTTATGAAATCCTGTCTTGAAGAACACAAAAGTTATTGTATTAATGGCCTTTGTGCTTTTCACAGTGAACTCAAGAAACCCATATGCAG gtgcCTGACAGGTTACAACGGAGAAAGATGTGAACACTTGACGTTAAATTCGTATGCGCTTAATTCTTATGAGCCCTATATTGCCGTGGGAATTGGCGCTGGAATGTTACTGAGTGGGATCATTGCTCTAATCTATTGCTATGTAAGAAAGAG GTGCGGGAAGTTGAAATCACCGTACAAAGTCTGA